The Lathyrus oleraceus cultivar Zhongwan6 chromosome 5, CAAS_Psat_ZW6_1.0, whole genome shotgun sequence genome includes the window ACTGGACAATTTTATACGATACTATATCACCTTATATTAGTGTTTATAGACAAGAGCTCCTTCATGGAAAGCATTTCCAATTTACTTTTTTTTTATACGCTATGTAATATATCACGTAGAGGATAGAACAACTCAAACTCATACTCAGACAAACCACTTTAATAGATGATACAAAGTGTTCATCAGtcaattgattttaattaatgtTGTATAATATTTATAAAGTTCAATCCTAAGTTTGAGTTAAGGTTGTTAAGAGTAAAGATAGAAAAAAAATACTATCTCCGAATAAAATCTGTCATGAGCATGAGACAGATTAGTTTAATGGATATCCGCATATAAAATTATTGgatatttaaatatttattttttaatatgtATATGGATGTAGGTTTAATGAGACTGTAGATATTATTATCCGTTAATAAATTATTATCATTTAAATATCATTTATTTATTATATTCTGTTTTTTTATCTTCTAAAAAaatattcttttcatttttttgaCGTTTTCTTTGAAAAAAGTCTTTTATATGCTATACTGTTGATATATCAAGTGTACGTAAGAGTCTCTTATTTAATGGAAAAGTGAATGTTAAACACTTTATAAGTGAGATGCTTCATAAATCTAATGCCTTAAGATTTTTGGTTAATATGTAGTGTTTCTCTCACTTGTGTGCTTGTTTCTAAAAGCCCGATGTGATGATCCTCAGACCCCTTCATGACCCAATACATACAAATTCTATTTGACCATTTCATATTTACACTTCTTCTATACTACCGACTTCGCTTTCACAATTCCACCATCCATCCAACATGTATTTCCCTTCCTCCGTCTAACTAGTGCCTCCAATCTTCCTTCTCCTTCTTTCGCTCTTCCACCATAATTAACAATCACAATATCTTTCATTCGTTTTAGTTAAAAATTAAGTGTATGTATATTATGTTTAGATGTTATTATGTTTTGGTGAAAAAGATGGGAATTAATGTAATTGAATTTTGTTGTTAAATTGAGAGTGATTGTATGAATGTTATGTGATGATAATTTTTTATTTCTATAAAATAAGCTgaaaatatttcaaaaaaaatatttttgaaaaaatgtTATTCATGAGTATCTGTAAATATCTTTGAGTACCTTAAAATCCACGGATTACCTGCTTAGAGGATACCTGTACGGATATGGACATGCATAGATATCTTATTTATCCAACGTGACAGATACAAATATCATACTATTCTCCCCATGGATATCCATTTACATCCCTAGTTAAGAGTTTAACAACTTTTTCTTAACAAACATAACTAACTCTAACTATTAGGTTATATTTGGATTGTTGGAATATAATGAAATGAGATGGAATAGAATGGTATAAAATCATGTTTCATTGTTTGGATTATTTAAAAAAGTATGGAATGAAGCGGAACCTGATGGAATGCATTTCACCCCATTCCATCACTTCCCATCATTTTTTGTACTCTCCGATTTGAACGAAATGACAAAACTACTATATTCCATTTTAAAATACCCAAATAATAGATTGACATATTTATTCCATTATAAATCATTCTGCCTCGTTCGTTTTAAATTCAAACATTGCCCTAGGATTCTAACTATAACTGCCTAATACTACTCTAACACTCCCCCATTAGTAGGTGAGAGAGAAAACACCTTGATATTGGTCGCTTAGCCTCGAAAAGTAACTGAAGGCAATGGCTTAGTTAGAATATCAACAATATGTGATGTTCCTTGAACATGTTGAATGTTGAGTTTGTAGGCAAAAACTTTTTCACTAAGAAAGAGAATGTCCATTTCAATAAACTTAGTTCTAGCGTGTAAAAGCGGACTGTGTGGAAGCGTGACAAAATAAAGATTATTGCATTGTAAGGTAGGAGAAGGGTACTCTATGTGCAACTCAGAGATGAGAGATCCCAACCATTGTAGTTCTGAAGTCGTATGAGCAAGGGCTCGATATTTGGCATCAATGTTAGACGTTAATAGAATTGGCTTCTTTTTTTAGCTCCAAGATATAAGGTTGGGACAAGGTAAATGCATGACCCAGACGCGGAGCTTATATCATTACGGTCACTTGCCCAACTAAGTCACTATAGGATGTtagagaattttttttaattggATTAGAAAAAGAGAGAAGTAAGTCATGAGTTGAGGTGGCACTAAGATACCTTATTATCATTTTAATAGCGATTCAGTGGTTTTCAAGAGGACTAGCCCTAAATTAACAGGATTTTTTTACATAAAAATCAATGCCATAACGAGTTAGTGTTACAAAAAAACAACTCTTTCTGAGGCTCATCATTGAGGAAAACATTTCTTACGTCTATTTGTTGAACTTCCCGCCTGTAATTAAGAGCTAGAGACAAAACAGTACTAGTTTTGATGGTTGTTGAATTCACAACAAGGGAACAGTCGCATGAAAATTACAACCTAGTTGTTTGTGGAAACCCTTGCGAACAAGTCTTGCGTTTTACATATTAATGCTTCTAGCAGAATTCTCATTGATTCTAAAATCCCATTTTTCCCCATATGGAGTTTCTTTGAAGAATAAAGGTTGTAAGTATCCAAGTATCATTCTTCAAGAGAGAATCATGTTGACTCTTCATAACACCAAACAACACAGGTTAAACCAGAGCTTGCTTTCCAGTGATTGGTTTTGCATGAGCTATAAAAGCCTTTGGTTTAGAGTTTCCAATTTTAGCTCGTGTGAGCATGTGGTgattattttcaaaaattgaaaTGCTTGGATGTTGATTGTGAGAAGAATGGGATTGAGTTTTTATAGAGGATTATGCATTAAATGTTGAAGATAGTTGTGTGTTTTCATTGGACAAGGTGACATGAGAGTATGAGTCTCATTTGTTAGAACAACACAATATAAGATTGGTGAATAATGGTGGAAATATGAGAGAGAGATATTTTGATTGCATTAACTTGGATAAGTGTGCATTCAAAATACTTATATATGAGTTACAACTTGACTGGGAATTGAAATTAACCAATTAAAATaacataaattataaaatatCGCACTTGTAACCGGTTAACCAAAGTGGTTAACCGGTTACACCTGATACTaaattaaaatggaaattaaatCAGCTTCAAtggtaaccggttaaccaaaacTGTTAACCGATTACACCTGTAAAAACACAAATTTTCTTCTACTATAATGAAACTCAGGCCTTATTGTAATTGGTTACCTACCCGTATTAACCGGTTACAGCGCTTGAATTACTTGAAAAACATCAACACACCATGTTAATTCAAGTGTTGCAAGTCTACCATGCTCATGCTCATATTCAACCTCGTAGACACATCATTTGTGACTCCCTTAGTCAATAAATCAGGAACTTGGTCCTCACTCTTGCAATATCGTAATTGTAACCTTCCTTCACTAACAAGTTCCCTCAAATAGTGAAATCTCGTCTCAATATGTTCGGTCATCCCATGTGTAATTGGGTTCTTAGCAAGATTAATCGCGGAAATATTGTCAGCCACATTCGAAATAGGTAGATGTTAGAGACATGCACTATGATTTGGTTGCAATTTGAGTTGTTATGGCAAAACCGGTATCCGTTTCTACCATTGTTGCAAACacaagatttttcaaagatgTATTCTCAAATTGTATCCTTGTTGGTTTTCGGAGATGCATATTTGAAAATATCCTAGATGCAAACTGATGTCTTTTTCTCATACTTCAGGGAAAATAGCTGAAAACAACAACGACAGAATGAGACTTGGCCATGAAATCCAACACAGGTATGTTCGGCATGAGAGGGCTAGGCTTCAGATTGAGAAGGCCAGAGTTAGGTGGGGAACTGTCTCTAGGCCTCTTGACAGGGAAACATCGACTTCTAGGAGTTGTCTATCACATAGGTTCTCATCCCAGGGACACATCTCCCCTACTCACGTATATCGAGAGGAAGCTTCTGATGGTGTCccttcatttgtaaactcttaTCTAGAATGGTCCTCTGACACCTCCTTACTGATATATAATAGAGATCATGTTATTGGATATGCCTGGGCCGAAAAGGTATATTTGTTAACAGTTGTTATTTATATGTTTTAAACAAATTCCCTTCGACTGATATTTTTTTAACAAGAGCGTAAATGTTTGAAGTCTATTAAccataaaaaaaatattttgcaGCTTTATCAACTTGAGGTTGAATGGTTCCAAAGTGTCATATGATATTCTGGTCTTGTTGGCATGTGTTACTCCAGGTACAAGACCATTAGTCATGGCATGTATGGGGCTTTTTCTTAGAGATGGAATAAAGAAACGTCACTAATACACCACTACCACTAATGAGTGGACACCATACACCACTAATCGGAAAAATGTTGCCTTCGGCCCCATTTCAGTTTACTTTTGATGGAGGCATGTGGAAGGAATATGATATCCAGGTATTTTCCATAGCAATGCATGCATCGGTTTAGATATGTTCAGATCATTCTGAGACCCCCCTTCGAGTCTGCTCCTAACATCATCGTTCGCAGACATCTTGATGACATACTGGTGGATTACGATAGGCATATGGTACCATAGGAGTATTAAAGTATGTCAGCCTCATCTCAATGGTCTTATATGGATGGTTAAATGACCTTATTATATAGTGTGTCACATCCTATCATGATATCAGATGCTCCTGGACGACCACCTAGGTCTGCTCATGATCATGGAGATCCTACTCATGAGGAAGTTCTAAAGAATGAGCAGGTCAGGGATGACCATGGCATTGATGTGTTGTCAATCTGTCAAAATATTATGCGGATTACATATGAGGGCACATAGTTGGGCTGTTTGAGAGAGGTGGCGATGATGGGGTTGCCCTAACATGTGACATTCTTATCGAGACAGGGGATGCCTTGGGTTACCAGCGGCAGAGGAGGAGTCAGAGATTAGGATTAAGCATATAGAGTAGGTTATGCTTTTATTTGTATTTTAGGATATTTTAGTATTATTTTCCATACTTTGAGAATAATGTTTGTAATATAATGGGATGTTTTTTTAATTAATGCATTACTTGTTCTATTATGCCTCTGTTTATTAATGTTTGAATCAAATTATGACACTGTTAGTCGAATTAAAATGATTTTGGATTCAAAAATACGAACTTAAGACAATATTTCTGCCCAAAATGCATGCAGGTAAGTTTTCGGATATGCATATCTGAAATAAATGTTTTCAAATATGCATCTTCAAATTTATCTCAAAAATATTCACAGATACATTCCTGAATTAATTTTTGACAAATATAGTGTGGATGTACGAAGGATGATGAGGAAATTTAAGATGCATCCGGATCCGGAGATATAATTTTTAGAATACCTAAAAGAAAATTTTAATGGCATCCAAAATAAAGTGTATTTTAATATATATAGTAGTATTAACTCTTTCTATTAAACAAATGAAATTATCGTTATGATGGAATAACATGTTACAAACATTATTTTTGTAAAAGCTTAATTAGTGGTAGGAAAATTTTGTAATATTTTATATCACTAATTGTTATATGTGCATTATAACAACTAATGAGTTAATTGGATAAGAATGCTTACTAGGGTTCAAACTTTACACATGATGGCTCTGAGTTGAATCCAGCATTGAGGGCTTTTATTCTTATCTTATTATAACTAGAGATTGCATCAAGATACTAGCTATAGCCAAATTGGAAAATCCAATCCTTCGAAATTCTAAAGATTTTCTTTATTAAATAATCATCCACACAATCTCATGTGAGTCTTTTAATATTAAGCTGCTATTAAAATATTCACACAAAAAATGCACATTTCAGATACATGACAAAATTATACAATACTATGTTAGTGCTTTCCAATTTACTTTTTCCACACTATATAATGCATCACATACATAGAACAACTCAAACACAACAAATATTACAACATAGAGTCTTAGTCATTATACTTCAATTTTTCAATGGATACCTATGCAAACTTCAGCTGCGAACTAAGAATAATACAAGCACGAAACATTGAATTCATCAAGTCCACTAAAAACTTGTTTGCTAGGTTGTATGTTCCAACAGGAAACAACAAAAGAATCCAACTCAACAGCAAAAATGTTTGGGACGAATCTTTTAATCTAGATTGCTCTTGTCCCCAAGAGTTCTTGGAAAACCTTAATCAACAAAGCCTTGTATTGGAGCTAAGGCAGAGGAAGATGTGGGGCTCACAACTTATTGGAAAAGGTGAGATTCCATGGAAGGTGATTCTTCAATCACAAAACATGGAGCTAAAAAAATGGTTGAAAATGGATTTGGTGAGTGGAAGTGATTGCAAAGAGGTTACGTTGAGAACACCAGAAGTGGAAGTAGAGATTAAAGTAAGAGTGTCTTCAGTTGCTGAGATGGAGAAGCAAAATAAAAAGAGTTTCAATAATTGGAATGAGTGTGGATGTAAAAGCGGGCATGATCATAATGCTTGGTGTAACGCAGAAGATTGTGATATGTTTGCGCTTGGTGCAGCTTTGGAAGCTTTTTGATTGTGATGCAAGATTATGCTATGAACATATATGAACTAACAGCAACTAACAGCAACTAATCAGCTTTCTGTAATTAATGAAATGATTTTTTTGACAAACATATAATGAATTGATTTTATATAAATAATAGAGTTTGCTTCTCTGCACCTTATCTCAAATGATTTCGCCAAATAAATTATCTTTTAATCATTTATGTTTACTGTATAGATCATGGAAGTCATTTTATTTCTGTCTATGTTTTCGTacaaaaaaaaatttaaaaactATGTCATATTTCTTTATGACATGGGAGCTTCTCAAAGACTTTCCTTTTCAAGTTCTTAACTTTTACTTTTTAGAGCAGAGTAATCTTTTTCAAGAATAGAAATTTTTTCTTTCATAGTAGAATTTTCTTTCTTCAGCTCACTAAGGACGTCAGACTCAGCTACATGAATTCTTTTCAAATCCTTGTGTGAGTTCTGAAGACTCTGAAAATTTTCGAGAATTTCAGTGAGACGGGACTCAATTTCAGAACGAATAAGATTATAGAGTACCTCATTGGAGTATGAATCTGATTCTGATCCATATTCATATGCTTCTAAGCTAGCTATCAGTGTCATGTGCGCCAACTCTTCTTCAGAGTCATCGTCTGAAACTTTTGAGTCATCCAAGGTAGCCATAAGAACCTTCTTCTTTTCTCTGAAGAACTTCCTCTTAGGCATGAGTTTGGGACACTCATTTTTGTAATGTTCAAGCCATTTGCACTCAAAACAAGTGACTTCTTTGCTAGCTCCATACTTCTTATGTCCAGAGGTTGACTCAGCTTGTCCACTCGTTCTTCTGTGGCCTCTGAACTTCTCCTTTCGTTTCTTCCAGAGTTGGTTGACACTTTTGGAGAGTACAGACatctcatcttcttcttttgaACTTTCTTCAgactcttcttcttcatcttGAAGAGTTTTGACCTTCTCAGATTTTCTTTTGGATTTTAGAGCCACATATTTAATCTTTTTATGAGGCTCATCCTCCTCAAGTTCAATCTCATGACTCCTCAGAGAACTTATAAGTTCCTCCAGAGTAGTTTTGTTCATATCTTTTAACACCTTCAGTGTTGTCACCATTGGTCTTCATTTTTTAGGTAAACTTCTGATGATTTTCTTCACATGATTTGAAGTGGTATAGTCTTTGTTAAGGACCTTTAATCCAACTACAAGAGTTTGAAATCTTGAGAACATTTACTCAATCGTTCCATCCTCTTCCATTTTAAAATATTCATATTTAT containing:
- the LOC127082908 gene encoding uncharacterized protein LOC127082908 isoform X2, which gives rise to MDTYANFSCELRIIQARNIEFIKSTKNLFARLYVPTGNNKRIQLNSKNVWDESFNLDCSCPQEFLENLNQQSLVLELRQRKMWGSQLIGKGEIPWKVILQSQNMELKKWLKMDLKSGSDSKEVMLTTPEVEVEIKVKVCSVAEMEKQNNKRFNNWNECGCKNGHDHYAWCNAEDCDIFALGAALEAF
- the LOC127082908 gene encoding uncharacterized protein LOC127082908 isoform X1 — translated: MDTYANFSCELRIIQARNIEFIKSTKNLFARLYVPTGNNKRIQLNSKNVWDESFNLDCSCPQEFLENLNQQSLVLELRQRKMWGSQLIGKGEIPWKVILQSQNMELKKWLKMDLVSGSDCKEVTLRTPEVEVEIKVRVSSVAEMEKQNKKSFNNWNECGCKSGHDHNAWCNAEDCDMFALGAALEAF